The following proteins come from a genomic window of Diprion similis isolate iyDipSimi1 chromosome 8, iyDipSimi1.1, whole genome shotgun sequence:
- the LOC124409408 gene encoding voltage-gated potassium channel subunit beta-2 isoform X2, with product MSQLMLCSLGNSSNAGNDTNNNANTNSSMEDDDSYPLPTIYRCRAPIASLDCMEEFNSGGGGGGVEGLGNCGPTAGTKEQLLTNCIAAQAHRLQHPSPGIRYRNLGKSGLRVSNVGLGTWTTFGVGRGGNEETAEAVIALAYDSGINVFDLSEAHSGHRAETQLGRILSRRAWNRTTYVVTTKIYWNTKTEGRGLSRKHIIESVQGSLLRLQLSYIDIVMIHKVDPMCPMEEIVRAINYVISKGWVMYWGTSRWSPVEIMEAYTNCRQFNCVTPIVEQAEYHLFYREKPELYMPELYNKIGVGLMAWSTVTIGMVSTKSEDCGMSFLSRSSYKNKYSSFSWTEDETQSLYKEQEYGWKDKLVDEETRKYSDKFREVSALAERMGCSFGQLAIAWSLKNESVQCLLLGAANTDQLYDSLQSLQLIPKLNASMMSEIERILDNKPSRPPMVSTLALR from the exons ATGTCACAGCTGATGCTGTGTAGCCTTGGAAACAGTTCGAATGCCGGTAATGACACGAATAATAACGCTAACACAAACAGCAGCATGGAAGATGACGATTCGTATCCACTTCCCACCATATACAG ATGCCGAGCCCCGATAGCGAGCTTGGACTGCATGGAAGAGTTCAACAGCGGGGGTGGCGGGGGCGGCGTCGAAGGGCTGGGGAACTGCGGGCCGACCGCTGGAACCAAGGAGCAACTTCTCACGAACTGCATCGCGGCTCAGGCGCACCGACTCCAGCATCCATCGCCGGGCATCCGGTACCGGAACCTGGGAAAGAGCGGTCTTCGAGTCTCAAACGTCGGCCTGG GTACATGGACTACTTTCGGCGTTGGCAGGGGCGGGAACGAGGAAACCGCCGAAGCCGTGATCGCCTTGGCCTACGACAGTGGGATCAATGTGTTCGATCTTAGCGAGGCGCACAGCGGACATCGAGCCGAGACCCAACTGGGCAGGATATTATCCCGCAGAGCCTGGAACAGAACGACATACGTTGTTACGACAAAGATATACTGGAACACCAA GACCGAAGGACGAGGTCTATCCCGCAAACACATTATCGAATCGGTTCAGGGCTCGCTTTTACGGCTGCAGCTTTCGTACATCGACATCGTAATGATCCACAAGGTTGATCCGATGTGCCCTATGGAAG AAATCGTTCGGGCAATTAATTACGTGATAAGCAAGGGCTGGGTCATGTACTGGGGCACTTCTCGATGGTCTCCCGTTGAAATAATGGAAGCCTACACGAACTGTAGACAGTTCAATTGCGTCACACCGATCGTCGAGCAGGCAGAGTACCACCTTTTCTACAGAGAAAAGCCAGAACTCTACATGCCGGAGCTGTACAACAAAATTG GAGTCGGACTCATGGCCTGGTCGACAGTCACTATTGGAATGGTGTCCACCAAAAGTGAAGACTGCGGAATGTCCTTCCTCTCGAGATCTTCCTACAAA AACAAATACTCCTCGTTCAGTTGGACGGAAGATGAAACCCAGTCTTTGTACAAAGAG CAGGAATACGGCTGGAAGGATAAATTGGTGGACGAAGAGACTCGAAAGTACTCGGACAAGTTCAGAGAGGTTTCGGCATTGGCCGAGAGGATGGGCTGCTCCTTCGGGCAGCTCGCGATCGCTTGGTCGTTGAAAAACGAGAGTGTCCAGTGCCTTCTGCTCGGTGCAGCGAACACAGATCAGCTCTACGATAGCCTCCAAAGTTTACAG CTAATCCCGAAGCTCAACGCGAGTATGATGAGCGAAATCGAGCGGATACTCGACAACAAGCCGTCCAGGCCACCGATGGTGTCCACCTTGGCACTCAGATGA
- the LOC124409408 gene encoding voltage-gated potassium channel subunit beta-2 isoform X1 yields the protein MSQLMLCSLGNSSNAGNDTNNNANTNSSMEDDDSYPLPTIYRCRAPIASLDCMEEFNSGGGGGGVEGLGNCGPTAGTKEQLLTNCIAAQAHRLQHPSPGIRYRNLGKSGLRVSNVGLGTWTTFGVGRGGNEETAEAVIALAYDSGINVFDLSEAHSGHRAETQLGRILSRRAWNRTTYVVTTKIYWNTKTEGRGLSRKHIIESVQGSLLRLQLSYIDIVMIHKVDPMCPMEEIVRAINYVISKGWVMYWGTSRWSPVEIMEAYTNCRQFNCVTPIVEQAEYHLFYREKPELYMPELYNKIGVGLMAWSTVTIGMVSTKSEDCGMSFLSRSSYKNKYSSFSWTEDETQSLYKESDKSMSKRNEFPQQEYGWKDKLVDEETRKYSDKFREVSALAERMGCSFGQLAIAWSLKNESVQCLLLGAANTDQLYDSLQSLQLIPKLNASMMSEIERILDNKPSRPPMVSTLALR from the exons ATGTCACAGCTGATGCTGTGTAGCCTTGGAAACAGTTCGAATGCCGGTAATGACACGAATAATAACGCTAACACAAACAGCAGCATGGAAGATGACGATTCGTATCCACTTCCCACCATATACAG ATGCCGAGCCCCGATAGCGAGCTTGGACTGCATGGAAGAGTTCAACAGCGGGGGTGGCGGGGGCGGCGTCGAAGGGCTGGGGAACTGCGGGCCGACCGCTGGAACCAAGGAGCAACTTCTCACGAACTGCATCGCGGCTCAGGCGCACCGACTCCAGCATCCATCGCCGGGCATCCGGTACCGGAACCTGGGAAAGAGCGGTCTTCGAGTCTCAAACGTCGGCCTGG GTACATGGACTACTTTCGGCGTTGGCAGGGGCGGGAACGAGGAAACCGCCGAAGCCGTGATCGCCTTGGCCTACGACAGTGGGATCAATGTGTTCGATCTTAGCGAGGCGCACAGCGGACATCGAGCCGAGACCCAACTGGGCAGGATATTATCCCGCAGAGCCTGGAACAGAACGACATACGTTGTTACGACAAAGATATACTGGAACACCAA GACCGAAGGACGAGGTCTATCCCGCAAACACATTATCGAATCGGTTCAGGGCTCGCTTTTACGGCTGCAGCTTTCGTACATCGACATCGTAATGATCCACAAGGTTGATCCGATGTGCCCTATGGAAG AAATCGTTCGGGCAATTAATTACGTGATAAGCAAGGGCTGGGTCATGTACTGGGGCACTTCTCGATGGTCTCCCGTTGAAATAATGGAAGCCTACACGAACTGTAGACAGTTCAATTGCGTCACACCGATCGTCGAGCAGGCAGAGTACCACCTTTTCTACAGAGAAAAGCCAGAACTCTACATGCCGGAGCTGTACAACAAAATTG GAGTCGGACTCATGGCCTGGTCGACAGTCACTATTGGAATGGTGTCCACCAAAAGTGAAGACTGCGGAATGTCCTTCCTCTCGAGATCTTCCTACAAA AACAAATACTCCTCGTTCAGTTGGACGGAAGATGAAACCCAGTCTTTGTACAAAGAG TCCGATAAGTCAATGTCTAAACGCAACGAGTTTCCGCAGCAGGAATACGGCTGGAAGGATAAATTGGTGGACGAAGAGACTCGAAAGTACTCGGACAAGTTCAGAGAGGTTTCGGCATTGGCCGAGAGGATGGGCTGCTCCTTCGGGCAGCTCGCGATCGCTTGGTCGTTGAAAAACGAGAGTGTCCAGTGCCTTCTGCTCGGTGCAGCGAACACAGATCAGCTCTACGATAGCCTCCAAAGTTTACAG CTAATCCCGAAGCTCAACGCGAGTATGATGAGCGAAATCGAGCGGATACTCGACAACAAGCCGTCCAGGCCACCGATGGTGTCCACCTTGGCACTCAGATGA
- the LOC124409778 gene encoding general odorant-binding protein 56d-like isoform X2, with amino-acid sequence MTEEMQEMAQMLHDTCVAESGVAEDLIVKCRSGDFADDPKLKCYMLCLLNQISAFEDGEIDIDTLLAVLPEEILGDAESVLRGCGTVKGSDDCDSVFQTNKCYYGKSPLQLFPYLFSGVLFDPTSHGARCSSFPKMKENLDVDYFSITFSLQVHRNEFSDVV; translated from the exons ATGACCGAAGAAATGCAGGAAATGGCACAAATGCTACACGACACATGCGTCGCGGAGTCAGGCGTCGCCGAGG ACTTGATCGTTAAGTGCAGATCTGGTGATTTTGCAGACGACCCGAAGTTGAAG TGTTACATGCTGTGCCTGTTGAACCAAATTTCTGCT TTTGAAGACGGGGAAATCGACATAGACACCCTCCTCGCAGTGTTACCGGAGGAAATATTGGGCGATGCCGAATCAGTGCTTCGAGGCTGTGGAACAGTCA AGGGCTCCGATGATTGCGACTCCGTATTCCAGACTAACAAATGTTACTACGGCAAAAGTCCATTGCAGCT CTTCCCTTATCTTTTTTCAGGTGTACTTTTTGATCCAACTTCGCATGGTGCACGCTGCAGTAGTTTcccgaaaatgaaagaaaatctcGATgtggattatttttcaattacgttTTCGCTGCAGGTGCATAGAAACGAGTTTTCAGATGTAGTATGA
- the LOC124409837 gene encoding sodium/potassium/calcium exchanger 4 isoform X2, whose protein sequence is MGKIGINCTPPAIEDFPYDLFNEKQRQDGAVVVHVIVSLYLFIALAVVCDKFFVPAVEKICHALSMSKDVAGATFMAAATSAPELFVNAIGTFITEGDIGVGTIVGSAVFNILAVPACCGIGAGMVVPLDWWPVSRDCLAYGVTVAILICIIHDERVEWYEALTLVLLYIVYIAVMYWDKSFQRCARFRTKNSQLSSEDSHIPTGDAGELHLSRPDKLQPPGDRGEQIATIEVPLQNGGTKTQEENIEPEYEYELLVWPARGGWIRKTAWILTWPIHLVFMCTIPDCEKPRFKNWFPITFLMCIIWIGSLSYVVAWMITIIGDTLKIPDSVMGITFLAAGTSVPEAVSSVIVAKQGHGSMGISNSIGSNTFDILLCLGLPWLIKSSFSPTQPGKHYISINSGGLEYSAISLLSTLMLLYIAFASNKFQLDRKVGRACLCMYAVFLILASLIELNVFFRVNLPTCQRTVN, encoded by the exons GTATCAATTGCACACCACCCGCAATCGAAGACTTCCCTTACGACCTCTTCAACGAGAAGCAACGCCAAGATGGTGCTGTGGTTGTTCACGTCATCGTCTCCCTGTACCTTTTCATCGCCTTAGCAGTAGTATGCGACAAGTTTTTTGTACCCGcagtagaaaaaatatgtcacG CACTTTCGATGTCGAAAGACGTTGCCGGCGCGACGTTCATGGCAGCGGCGACATCTGCCCCGGAGCTTTTCGTGAACGCTATCGGAACCTTCATCACTGAGGGTGACATTGGCGTTGGAACCATTGTAGGGTCGGCCGTTTTCAATATCCTTGCGGTTCCAGCTTGTTGTGGGATCGGAGCTGGAATG GTCGTTCCTTTGGACTGGTGGCCAGTGAGCAGAGACTGTCTCGCCTACGGTGTCACTGTGGCGATCTTGATCTGCATAATCCACGATGAAAGGGTCGAGTGGTACGAAGCTTTGACGCTGGTCCTCCTCTACATCGTCTACATCGCTGTAATGTACTGGGACAAGTCGTTCCAACGTTGTGCCAGGTTTCGTACGAAGAACAGTCAGCTCTCGTCCGAGGACAGTCACATACCTACAG GAGATGCCGGCGAGCTTCACTTATCAAGACCGGATAAACTTCAACCGCCAGGAGACCGTGGAGAACAAATTGCGACGATCGAAGTCCCCCTTCAGAACGGAGGAACTAAAACACAGGAAGAGAACATTGAACCGG aatacGAATACGAACTGCTCGTTTGGCCGGCACGTGGTGGCTGGATAAGAAAGACTGCTTGGATTCTGACGTGGCCCATACATCTGGTCTTCATGTGCACCATACCCGATTGCGAGAAACCCAGGTTCAAAAACTGGTTCCCGATTACCTTTCTCATGTGCATCATATGGATAGGATCACTGAGCTACGTCGTGGCATGGATGATTACGATAATAG GGGACACGCTAAAAATACCGGATTCGGTGATGGGCATTACCTTCCTGGCGGCAGGAACCAGCGTTCCGGAAGCGGTATCCAGCGTGATCGTCGCTAAGCAAG GACACGGCTCGATGGGAATCAGCAACTCAATAGGATCGAACACCTTCGACATTCTGCTATGCCTGGGCTTGCCATGGCTGATAAAGTCCTCCTTTTCGCCGACGCAGCCGGGCAAGCATTACATCAGCATAAACTCCGGCGGGCTTGAGTACAGCGCAATTTCACTACTCTCGACACTGATGCTCCTCTACATAGCGTTCGCCTCCAACAAATTTCAGCTCGACCGGAAGGTGGGTCGAGCCTGCCTCTGCATGTACGCGGTCTTTCTGATCTTGGCATCCCTTATCGAGCTCAACGTCTTCTTCAGGGTGAACCTCCCCACCTGCCAGAGGACGGTCAATTGA
- the LOC124409778 gene encoding general odorant-binding protein 56d-like isoform X3: MSTLMYGLVLTIFLFGKSMEMTEEMQEMAQMLHDTCVAESGVAEDLIVKCRSGDFADDPKLKCYMLCLLNQISAFEDGEIDIDTLLAVLPEEILGDAESVLRGCGTVKGSDDCDSVFQTNKCYYGKSPLQLCTF, encoded by the exons ATGTCGACGCTCATGTACGGTCTCGTCTTGACGATATTTCTTTTTGGCAAATCGATG GAAATGACCGAAGAAATGCAGGAAATGGCACAAATGCTACACGACACATGCGTCGCGGAGTCAGGCGTCGCCGAGG ACTTGATCGTTAAGTGCAGATCTGGTGATTTTGCAGACGACCCGAAGTTGAAG TGTTACATGCTGTGCCTGTTGAACCAAATTTCTGCT TTTGAAGACGGGGAAATCGACATAGACACCCTCCTCGCAGTGTTACCGGAGGAAATATTGGGCGATGCCGAATCAGTGCTTCGAGGCTGTGGAACAGTCA AGGGCTCCGATGATTGCGACTCCGTATTCCAGACTAACAAATGTTACTACGGCAAAAGTCCATTGCAGCT GTGTACTTTTTGA
- the LOC124409837 gene encoding sodium/potassium/calcium exchanger 4 isoform X1: MDTSDLGGGINCTPPAIEDFPYDLFNEKQRQDGAVVVHVIVSLYLFIALAVVCDKFFVPAVEKICHALSMSKDVAGATFMAAATSAPELFVNAIGTFITEGDIGVGTIVGSAVFNILAVPACCGIGAGMVVPLDWWPVSRDCLAYGVTVAILICIIHDERVEWYEALTLVLLYIVYIAVMYWDKSFQRCARFRTKNSQLSSEDSHIPTGDAGELHLSRPDKLQPPGDRGEQIATIEVPLQNGGTKTQEENIEPEYEYELLVWPARGGWIRKTAWILTWPIHLVFMCTIPDCEKPRFKNWFPITFLMCIIWIGSLSYVVAWMITIIGDTLKIPDSVMGITFLAAGTSVPEAVSSVIVAKQGHGSMGISNSIGSNTFDILLCLGLPWLIKSSFSPTQPGKHYISINSGGLEYSAISLLSTLMLLYIAFASNKFQLDRKVGRACLCMYAVFLILASLIELNVFFRVNLPTCQRTVN; the protein is encoded by the exons GTATCAATTGCACACCACCCGCAATCGAAGACTTCCCTTACGACCTCTTCAACGAGAAGCAACGCCAAGATGGTGCTGTGGTTGTTCACGTCATCGTCTCCCTGTACCTTTTCATCGCCTTAGCAGTAGTATGCGACAAGTTTTTTGTACCCGcagtagaaaaaatatgtcacG CACTTTCGATGTCGAAAGACGTTGCCGGCGCGACGTTCATGGCAGCGGCGACATCTGCCCCGGAGCTTTTCGTGAACGCTATCGGAACCTTCATCACTGAGGGTGACATTGGCGTTGGAACCATTGTAGGGTCGGCCGTTTTCAATATCCTTGCGGTTCCAGCTTGTTGTGGGATCGGAGCTGGAATG GTCGTTCCTTTGGACTGGTGGCCAGTGAGCAGAGACTGTCTCGCCTACGGTGTCACTGTGGCGATCTTGATCTGCATAATCCACGATGAAAGGGTCGAGTGGTACGAAGCTTTGACGCTGGTCCTCCTCTACATCGTCTACATCGCTGTAATGTACTGGGACAAGTCGTTCCAACGTTGTGCCAGGTTTCGTACGAAGAACAGTCAGCTCTCGTCCGAGGACAGTCACATACCTACAG GAGATGCCGGCGAGCTTCACTTATCAAGACCGGATAAACTTCAACCGCCAGGAGACCGTGGAGAACAAATTGCGACGATCGAAGTCCCCCTTCAGAACGGAGGAACTAAAACACAGGAAGAGAACATTGAACCGG aatacGAATACGAACTGCTCGTTTGGCCGGCACGTGGTGGCTGGATAAGAAAGACTGCTTGGATTCTGACGTGGCCCATACATCTGGTCTTCATGTGCACCATACCCGATTGCGAGAAACCCAGGTTCAAAAACTGGTTCCCGATTACCTTTCTCATGTGCATCATATGGATAGGATCACTGAGCTACGTCGTGGCATGGATGATTACGATAATAG GGGACACGCTAAAAATACCGGATTCGGTGATGGGCATTACCTTCCTGGCGGCAGGAACCAGCGTTCCGGAAGCGGTATCCAGCGTGATCGTCGCTAAGCAAG GACACGGCTCGATGGGAATCAGCAACTCAATAGGATCGAACACCTTCGACATTCTGCTATGCCTGGGCTTGCCATGGCTGATAAAGTCCTCCTTTTCGCCGACGCAGCCGGGCAAGCATTACATCAGCATAAACTCCGGCGGGCTTGAGTACAGCGCAATTTCACTACTCTCGACACTGATGCTCCTCTACATAGCGTTCGCCTCCAACAAATTTCAGCTCGACCGGAAGGTGGGTCGAGCCTGCCTCTGCATGTACGCGGTCTTTCTGATCTTGGCATCCCTTATCGAGCTCAACGTCTTCTTCAGGGTGAACCTCCCCACCTGCCAGAGGACGGTCAATTGA
- the LOC124409781 gene encoding sodium/potassium/calcium exchanger 4-like: protein MDFRTSIWVVFLTLAMSGVFTAAAVDFLDYDETRSIVRDGFQAFAEYADTANVETTENCTERSVYDFPPDLFTRSQREQGAVTLHFFAGVYTFFMVALVCNDYFLPAVDCICTDLKISRDVAAATFMATATCTPELFVNLIGTFLTESDLGIGAVVGSGVFNTFGVAACGGLAAAGGIQMEWWPLSRDCIIYSLSIALLATMMWDGVITWRESMVLMILYFIYFVILFCDKMTSRWANQCIGKLTRKNKTLAETPAKDIPEKDETFGTYRPYFHGELVIEYRHSVSVRTSMAKSQTNGFPIKAMEAAEPVEEYVEPGTPFTIPKRSLCGKIWWFFLWPLRLLLFITVPDCRFKKWRRFYPLTFIMCIFWIAVTSYIVSWMITVVGDTIGIADAVMGLTFLAGGGSLPEAVSSVIMARQGDGAMGLSNSIGANTLDILLCLGLPWLIKTTALGTNIEIVSATLNYSFLTLMVTVVLLYAVIAVNGYRLNKKVGIGCFAMYIGFLVFAVLLESNVFIFVNWPMCDATD from the exons ATGGATTTTCGTACTTCCATTTGGGTTGTATTTCTCACCCTCGCTATGTCCGGTGTTTTCACGGCAGCTGCGGTAGACTTTTTGGATTACG acgaAACTCGGAGTATCGTTCGCGACGGGTTTCAGGCCTTCGCCGAATACGCAGACACGGCCAATGTAGAGACGACAGAAAATTGTACGGAGAGATCCGTCTATGATTTTCCGCCTGACTTGTTCACGAGGTCTCAGCGGGAACAGGGGGCTGTCACACTCCATTTTTTTGCCGGTGTATACACGTTTTTTATGGTCGCTCTTGTCTGCAACGATTACTTTTTACCCGCCGTTGATTGCATTTGCACGGATTTGAAGATCAGCCGGGATGTTGCAGCCGCCACTTTCATGGCAACTGCGACATGCACTCCCGAACTCTTCGTCAATCTGATTGGAACTTTCCTTACGGAATCTGACCTCGGAATTGGGGCGGTGGTCGGATCCGGCGTCTTCAATACTTTCGGGGTTGCTGCTTGTGGCGGTTTGGCCGCAGCTGGG GGTATTCAAATGGAATGGTGGCCACTATCTCGAGATTGCATCATCTATTCGCTGTCCATCGCCCTGCTAGCAACTATGATGTGGGACGGTGTGATTACATGGCGAGAATCCATGGTACTGATGATCCTGTACTTCATTTACTTCGTCATTCTATTTTGTGACAAAATGACCTCGCGTTGGGCTAATCAATGTATCGGAAAGCTTACGAGGAAGAACAAGACTCTCGCAG AAACACCTGCCAAGGATATTCCGGAGAAAGACGAAACCTTCGGTACTTATCGGCCCTATTTTCATGGCGAGCTCGTCATCGAATATAGACATAGTGTGTCCGTGAGAACGTCGATGGCGAAGTCACAGACCAACGGATTTCCGATCAAAGCAATGGAGGCCGCTGAGCCGGTCGAGGAGTATGTGGAACCAG GAACACCGTTCACCATTCCGAAAAGATCACTGTGCGGAAAGATATGGTGGTTCTTTTTATGGCCACTGCGTTTGCTGCTTTTCATCACCGTTCCGGActgcagatttaaaaaatggagaaGATTTTACCCGCTCACGTTCATAATGTGCATATTCTGGATCGCGGTAACATCGTACATCGTTTCATGGATGATAACGGTGGTCGGTGACACAATAGGAATAGCGGACGCTGTGATGGGACTCACGTTTTTGGCTGGCGGAGGAAGTTTGCCGGAAGCAGTGTCCAGTGTAATAATGGCCAGACAAG GCGACGGTGCGATGGGCCTGAGTAACTCGATCGGAGCCAACACTCTCGACATTCTACTTTGTCTGGGACTGCCATGGCTGATAAAGACCACGGCACTTGGAACTAACATTGAAATAGTATCTGCGACGCTTAATTACAGTTTTCTAACCCTAATGGTAACCGTGGTATTGCTCTACGCCGTGATTGCGGTGAATGGTTATCGGCTGAACAAGAAGGTCGGAATCGGCTGCTTCGCCATGTACATCGGCTTCTTGGTCTTCGCGGTTCTCCTCGAGTCCAACGTGTTCATCTTCGTCAACTGGCCAATGTGCGACGCGACGGACTGA
- the LOC124409408 gene encoding voltage-gated potassium channel subunit beta-2 isoform X3 — translation MSQLMLCSLGNSSNAGNDTNNNANTNSSMEDDDSYPLPTIYRCRAPIASLDCMEEFNSGGGGGGVEGLGNCGPTAGTKEQLLTNCIAAQAHRLQHPSPGIRYRNLGKSGLRVSNVGLGTWTTFGVGRGGNEETAEAVIALAYDSGINVFDLSEAHSGHRAETQLGRILSRRAWNRTTYVVTTKIYWNTKTEGRGLSRKHIIESVQGSLLRLQLSYIDIVMIHKVDPMCPMEEIVRAINYVISKGWVMYWGTSRWSPVEIMEAYTNCRQFNCVTPIVEQAEYHLFYREKPELYMPELYNKIGVGLMAWSTVTIGMVSTKSEDCGMSFLSRSSYKNKYSSFSWTEDETQSLYKEEYGWKDKLVDEETRKYSDKFREVSALAERMGCSFGQLAIAWSLKNESVQCLLLGAANTDQLYDSLQSLQLIPKLNASMMSEIERILDNKPSRPPMVSTLALR, via the exons ATGTCACAGCTGATGCTGTGTAGCCTTGGAAACAGTTCGAATGCCGGTAATGACACGAATAATAACGCTAACACAAACAGCAGCATGGAAGATGACGATTCGTATCCACTTCCCACCATATACAG ATGCCGAGCCCCGATAGCGAGCTTGGACTGCATGGAAGAGTTCAACAGCGGGGGTGGCGGGGGCGGCGTCGAAGGGCTGGGGAACTGCGGGCCGACCGCTGGAACCAAGGAGCAACTTCTCACGAACTGCATCGCGGCTCAGGCGCACCGACTCCAGCATCCATCGCCGGGCATCCGGTACCGGAACCTGGGAAAGAGCGGTCTTCGAGTCTCAAACGTCGGCCTGG GTACATGGACTACTTTCGGCGTTGGCAGGGGCGGGAACGAGGAAACCGCCGAAGCCGTGATCGCCTTGGCCTACGACAGTGGGATCAATGTGTTCGATCTTAGCGAGGCGCACAGCGGACATCGAGCCGAGACCCAACTGGGCAGGATATTATCCCGCAGAGCCTGGAACAGAACGACATACGTTGTTACGACAAAGATATACTGGAACACCAA GACCGAAGGACGAGGTCTATCCCGCAAACACATTATCGAATCGGTTCAGGGCTCGCTTTTACGGCTGCAGCTTTCGTACATCGACATCGTAATGATCCACAAGGTTGATCCGATGTGCCCTATGGAAG AAATCGTTCGGGCAATTAATTACGTGATAAGCAAGGGCTGGGTCATGTACTGGGGCACTTCTCGATGGTCTCCCGTTGAAATAATGGAAGCCTACACGAACTGTAGACAGTTCAATTGCGTCACACCGATCGTCGAGCAGGCAGAGTACCACCTTTTCTACAGAGAAAAGCCAGAACTCTACATGCCGGAGCTGTACAACAAAATTG GAGTCGGACTCATGGCCTGGTCGACAGTCACTATTGGAATGGTGTCCACCAAAAGTGAAGACTGCGGAATGTCCTTCCTCTCGAGATCTTCCTACAAA AACAAATACTCCTCGTTCAGTTGGACGGAAGATGAAACCCAGTCTTTGTACAAAGAG GAATACGGCTGGAAGGATAAATTGGTGGACGAAGAGACTCGAAAGTACTCGGACAAGTTCAGAGAGGTTTCGGCATTGGCCGAGAGGATGGGCTGCTCCTTCGGGCAGCTCGCGATCGCTTGGTCGTTGAAAAACGAGAGTGTCCAGTGCCTTCTGCTCGGTGCAGCGAACACAGATCAGCTCTACGATAGCCTCCAAAGTTTACAG CTAATCCCGAAGCTCAACGCGAGTATGATGAGCGAAATCGAGCGGATACTCGACAACAAGCCGTCCAGGCCACCGATGGTGTCCACCTTGGCACTCAGATGA
- the LOC124409778 gene encoding general odorant-binding protein 56d-like isoform X1: MSTLMYGLVLTIFLFGKSMEMTEEMQEMAQMLHDTCVAESGVAEDLIVKCRSGDFADDPKLKCYMLCLLNQISAFEDGEIDIDTLLAVLPEEILGDAESVLRGCGTVKGSDDCDSVFQTNKCYYGKSPLQLFPYLFSGVLFDPTSHGARCSSFPKMKENLDVDYFSITFSLQVHRNEFSDVV, encoded by the exons ATGTCGACGCTCATGTACGGTCTCGTCTTGACGATATTTCTTTTTGGCAAATCGATG GAAATGACCGAAGAAATGCAGGAAATGGCACAAATGCTACACGACACATGCGTCGCGGAGTCAGGCGTCGCCGAGG ACTTGATCGTTAAGTGCAGATCTGGTGATTTTGCAGACGACCCGAAGTTGAAG TGTTACATGCTGTGCCTGTTGAACCAAATTTCTGCT TTTGAAGACGGGGAAATCGACATAGACACCCTCCTCGCAGTGTTACCGGAGGAAATATTGGGCGATGCCGAATCAGTGCTTCGAGGCTGTGGAACAGTCA AGGGCTCCGATGATTGCGACTCCGTATTCCAGACTAACAAATGTTACTACGGCAAAAGTCCATTGCAGCT CTTCCCTTATCTTTTTTCAGGTGTACTTTTTGATCCAACTTCGCATGGTGCACGCTGCAGTAGTTTcccgaaaatgaaagaaaatctcGATgtggattatttttcaattacgttTTCGCTGCAGGTGCATAGAAACGAGTTTTCAGATGTAGTATGA